CTCTATCCCAACCCTGATACATGAGCGAACAGCCTCGCGTCGAGATCTATACCAAGGAGGACTGTCCGTACTGCGAGAAGGCAAAGGACCTGTTCGATAGCAAGGACGTCGAGTACGAGACGTACAACGTCACGGGCGACGACGACCTCTTCGAGGAGATGGTCGAACGCGCCGACGGCCGCAAGACCGCGCCCGAAGTGTTCATCGACGACGAACTCATCGGCGGCTGGGACGACACCAGCGCGCTCAACGAGACGGGCGAGTTGGACGAAAAGCTCGGCATCGCGAGCGATGCGCCGGAGGGGCATCGAAACGGAGGCGGCGAAGCCGCCGGCGCCGAGGACGGCGAGATCCTCGAGCACCGCAAACTGATCATCGCCGGCACCGGGATCGCCGGCCTCACCGCCGCGATCTACGCCGGTCGATCGAACAACGAGCCGCTGGTCATCGAGGGCGACGAGCCCGGCGGCCAGCTCACCCTCACCACGGACGTCGCGAACTACCCCGGCTTCCCCGAGGGGATCAGCGGGCCCGAACTGGTCAACAACATGAAAGAGCAGGCCAAACAGTTCGGCGCCGAGCTGAAAAACGGCATCATCGAGTCCGTCGACGCGGACACCCGCCCGTTCCGCGTCGAGTTGACCAACGGCGACGTCTACACGGCCGACGCCGTCATCGCCGCCTCCGGCGCCAGCGCTCGAACGCTCG
This portion of the Haloterrigena gelatinilytica genome encodes:
- a CDS encoding FAD-dependent oxidoreductase, with the translated sequence MSEQPRVEIYTKEDCPYCEKAKDLFDSKDVEYETYNVTGDDDLFEEMVERADGRKTAPEVFIDDELIGGWDDTSALNETGELDEKLGIASDAPEGHRNGGGEAAGAEDGEILEHRKLIIAGTGIAGLTAAIYAGRSNNEPLVIEGDEPGGQLTLTTDVANYPGFPEGISGPELVNNMKEQAKQFGAELKNGIIESVDADTRPFRVELTNGDVYTADAVIAASGASARTLGIPGEDELMGYGLSTCATCDGAFFRGEDMLVVGGGDAAMEEATFLTKFADTVYIAHRRDEFRAEDYWVDRVEEKVEEGEIEIMKNTELVEVHGSQEEGVDHVTLVENDQGHPTDRLDDPETEEFDFDVGAVFLAIGHTPNTEYLEGTGVEMDADGYLKTKGGDGGGQTETHVPGIFGAGDVVDYHYQQAVTAAGMGSKAALDADEYLEDLERADSSIEEVEPAAADD